One window of the Candidatus Dependentiae bacterium genome contains the following:
- a CDS encoding TraR/DksA family transcriptional regulator — protein sequence MVSKLELTKIKEDLLARKQEIERELQNLSNEKMVDGESQDDGDQVVLLTMETVRQSLQGTEYNEYTNIISALNSIEAGTYGVCEECHERISENRLKYNPNARRCISCQEKAEKANF from the coding sequence GTGGTGAGTAAATTAGAACTAACAAAAATCAAAGAAGATCTTTTGGCTAGAAAGCAAGAGATAGAAAGAGAGTTGCAAAATCTTTCAAATGAGAAAATGGTTGATGGTGAGTCTCAAGATGATGGTGATCAAGTAGTTTTGCTTACCATGGAAACAGTAAGACAGTCTTTGCAGGGTACTGAATATAATGAATACACAAATATTATTTCGGCATTAAATTCTATTGAAGCTGGAACCTATGGTGTATGCGAAGAGTGTCATGAGAGGATTTCAGAAAATCGTCTAAAATATAATCCCAATGCTCGTCGATGCATAAGCTGTCAAGAAAAGGCTGAAAAAGCTAATTTCTAA
- a CDS encoding nucleoside deaminase has product MKKDLFFMEMAYKQACKAFAENEVPIGAIIVDRDGVVLARGYNQVEKKQTQLAHAEISALAKATKASKSWRLSGATIYVTVQPCLMCLGALYLSRLSRVVYGIQSTKFGIPLDQGIEIGIYKNLDTTIECMNYEKSKEILQLFFKKKRSLKRGE; this is encoded by the coding sequence TTGAAAAAAGATTTGTTTTTTATGGAGATGGCTTACAAGCAAGCTTGCAAGGCATTTGCCGAAAACGAAGTTCCAATTGGAGCGATAATTGTAGATAGAGATGGGGTTGTTTTAGCAAGGGGGTATAATCAAGTAGAAAAAAAACAGACTCAGTTGGCACACGCAGAAATTAGTGCGCTCGCAAAGGCAACAAAGGCAAGTAAAAGTTGGAGGTTGTCGGGAGCAACGATATATGTTACAGTACAACCTTGCCTTATGTGCCTGGGCGCTTTATATCTTTCAAGGTTGTCTCGGGTAGTGTATGGAATTCAATCTACAAAATTTGGAATTCCTCTTGATCAAGGAATTGAGATTGGAATTTATAAAAATCTAGATACGACTATTGAATGTATGAATTATGAAAAATCAAAAGAGATTTTACAGTTGTTTTTCAAAAAAAAAAGGAGCCTAAAACGTGGTGAGTAA